The genomic region AATATGTCACTTAGTGCAACAGTGGATACGAGATACAGAGGCATTAAAAAACACCCAATGTTTCCGCGACTCTTTTCTCTGTACACACGTCCCTGTGTGACGCTGAATGACCTCCCCCCATCTGTGTGAGATTATATTACATGTTCTATGATGCAGTCATTCTGAACTGTACCGTGCAGAGCCATCTGCGTGTGACGCTGCGTTTAAGCTGCTGCCGGCTCTCTGGCCAACCACACTTTGACCCCGTGACCCCGCAGGCACCGGGGGTCAGCCTGTCACAGCCCCCGGGCCGGAAGTCACCGCTGGGACCCAGATGAGGGTGGTACGGTTATATGGAGGGCCGAGGGTCTTTAGAGAAACATAAAAGTGCCGGGGGGGAAATGAAGAATAGACATGTTAAACGTGCAGGCTGATGACACACATGCGGGGGACATATGTACACAAATAAGTTTCATTTGAAGGACCCCCCCTTCCCATGTATGTTATTCCTACACCTCTCCGCGTCACATAGAGTATCCGTTCACATACCTTTTTCTTATTGCAGCAAAGATCAAACTCCGCTAATGAGACGATGGTTTGGGAAAAAAACGTGTCGTTACAATCGAACAAAATAGATACACAATGAAGACTGGAAAGCGAGCTGAGAGAAAGCTCCTAACCTCTACTCAAATGATTTGGAAACAATAAATAGGCTATTTTAATAAAACATTACGATATAAATGTGGTTTTTTAAGCAGCCCTGTTCAATTGAACCAAGCAGTGAAAAAGACAGGCAGATCTCCCGCTCTGAATTGTTTCGCATATATAAAATGTATTGATTAATACAAACGAATATGAGACGTTCCAGGACTAAGGATAACCTCACCAACAACAAACCACCCGTTCCTCTTGTTAACAGACACACCGAGGATctgatacacacacatgtatgttCACACTGACTCTGACCTACATCCGCTGAAATCTGATTTAATCTGATTGAACACCAAGACAACGTTCCTGCACGTCAACCTCTCCTCAAAgcgctgggtgtgtgtgtgatgatgaAATATCAGAGGTGCTGCTGCTGCAAGGAGcaaggggtgtgtgtgtttgggccaGCATCAATTGTGTTAGCTACTTCATTGAAAGACAATGGAGGACAAGATGTTGTGTGTAGTGTCACCCACGTGCTTCTGCACCACTATTGTCTGCTCTCCATCCCTGGGAGAGAGGAGACGGAGGGGTGAAAGGAGGAGGCGGAGGATGTGGGAGGAGGTGGGTTAGTTGACTGCTCtatatgtgtgcgtgtgcgtgtgtgtgtgtgcgtgtgtgtgtgcgtgtgtgtgcgtgcgtgcaggGAGAAGCACAGACGGCTCGTGGTAATTTGATGTGTGTCCCCGGGGATGTTTGATGGATTAATGCTAAGCAGCTCCCTCTTCCAAAGCACCACCTGATCTTTGGGCTGCTGCCCCACATATAAAAGGCTGCAGAGTGCTGAGCTCAGCTAGTCctatctcgctctctctctctctctttctcgctGCCTCTTTCTCCTTCGCCActttctgtcttcctctccatcCTCCCTGTCCTctgcttcctctctctctctctgtctgctgCTTTCTCTACATTTCCTCTTTCTCTTCCAATCCTGTACGGGACAGATTTCTTTGTGAAGCTTCTTCCAACCCTCCGCTGTTTGGCTAAGAAGGCCGCCTGGAAGCGCTCTACATTTCTGCTCTTCTCTTTTTTCTATCAACATTTTTTCTATGTGGCTCTAGCATCAGTTTTGTTCTACTAGGGAAAGAAAATGCCACGTTCCTTTTTGGTGAAGCAGCCGAAGGTTCATGATTTCTCGTCTTCCAACTACTACCACCAGCAGCAGTGGGACGACTCGTACACTGTGACACATGCCATCgcagagtcggccactaactTGGCGGTGCGTTTGAGTGAAAATGGTGAGTCCCTCTCTGAGTTTTCAACTTTTTGTGTATTTCTGCCGCAGCAGCTACTGATTCCTTCATTTGGAGACGATCCATGTCGTCCTCCACATAACGCTGGACCCAGATAACCCtcataacagacagagaatcctGCAGCCATGTTCATGTTGTTTGCTTTGTTACCTAATCTTTTGGAAATCCCCCAAAAAACCCTCATGCATGGCTCGCCCCCCCTTCCATATGCCACGGCACTTTTGTTTTCTAACTCTAGGGATGCTAAATAGTATTCAGGTCACGCTGGCTCAATCTGCTTAACACTCAAACCAGATCACACGGCAGCCTTTAATACTATTGTGTACCCGAGTGATGCGATATGAGTGTACACACGCATTCATCTGATGCAAGCCTTTGTCAGGTCCAACTAGGAAGGAGGGGAAAGACTCTGGAGAAAGCAGATAGCCACATGGGACTGTGTTGTCCTTAGATGGTGCAGTTGCCCTTGAGTCTCTCCTCTCATCATGCAGCCCCCCCCCCGTTCATCGCTCCATCTCTCTCCATCTGATCCTGCAGGATGTTAGATAGCCACAGGGAGTAGGATTGCAGCAACACAATCCATATGTGGAGCAGCGAGAGGTGATGGGACAGCGTTTTTAGAAGATGGGTATTGACTGGAAAATAGAGAGTGCTGCAGGTAATTCAATAAAGTGCAACATGAGCAGTGCACTGGCAGACGGGAGATTCTCATCCATGGGATTCTGGATGTGAGAACGACCCTGTAATACAAgcaatattgtgtgtgtgtgtgtgtgtgtgtgtgtgtgtgtgtgtgtgtgtgtgtgtgtgtgtgtgtgtgtgtgtgtgtgtttggctcTGAGAAACATCCAAAGAAATGTGTGCCTTGAGCGGATTCAACACCCAAAGCCCCCCAAGTACCCCCGCCACATACCCCCCCTACCCCCCACCCCCATCACCAACATCACAGATCTTGTGTTCGAGTTGAATCATTTGTCCCCCAGATTTAGGATGCCAGCTGTCTGCTTCCCTTTgtgttccagtgtgtgtgtgtgtgtgtgcgtgtgtgtgtgtgtgggttgggGGGAGTGGGCTCAATATACCATTGACTGCTGTCAAGATCAGAGCACCCCCCCACCAAAGGCACACACCCTGCCCAGCCCTCCCTTCTCTTTTTGCCAAATCGCAGCCCCCCCACCTGTCACTCCATCTCCCCCTTCCGTACTCACGAACACTCTCAAAACGCCACAGATGGGGAATGATCTGATTAAAATGATTTAGTGATTGAGGGGATTTCACTGCTGAGTCGCTCTGTTTGGATCACAGCCCCGCCCCCACCCTGACCCCCCCCACAGACGGGCTGCTGGTGCTGCTGGTGCTGCAAAGCGGCGACAGGTGGATCGATCTGGAGCCAAACTATTGCTCTGCTGACTGTTTCGTCAGTGTCAGCACATTGTGTTTGACTCATATTCAGCATCAATGTGCCTTTCACATTTCCCCTGCGATAGCACTTGTTGGAGCCAGTGGAGGTATTGATTGGGAAGATGTGTGCACCAAACACTCATCAATATTTAAGCTCCAAAGCTTGCTGAACCTGGCACTTACACATAGCTTCCTGTGTGGGTTTGAAAGTGATGAGAGGTTGGGGTAAAAGGGGTAACCTTTTCTCAGAGGTTACTGATGGTGCGTTCCAGTTGTACTGGGAAGTGGGACATTTAGACTGGAACGCCCGGAGGCCGGACTTCCTACTTGGAGACTCGAAGACACCTAGCCGTACCCAAGATCATCATCCACATGGAGTCTCTgcatgaactaaagagaacacgTATTCACACACATAATATTGTTCTGTGTTCTTAGTGTCACATTAAATCAACTGCTCATGTTCTATCTGTGGATATGCTGCTACGATTTACAAAACAAAGCTTATCAACCGGTATGGCTAACCATGGCTCACATACTGCTAAAGCTGTAAACACGGCTAACTACTTTCCAGCGGGCATCCATCTTTCTCCTACTGTAACACAGtcaactacactgaacaaaaatatagacgtaacacttttgtttttgctcccattttttatgagatgaactcaaagatctaaaacattttctatatacacaaaataaccatttctctcaaatattgttcaaaaatctgaaaaaatgtgtgatagtgagcacttctcctttgccgagataatccatcccacctcacaggtgtggcatatcaagatgctgattagacagcatgattatcgcacaggtgtgccttaggctggccacaataaaaggccactctgaaacgtgcagttttgctttattgggggggtctggggggatccgaacaccagtcagtatctggtgtgaggggtatgggtagggttagggtaatgttgtgaatcgagtggcccatggtggtggtggggttatgaaatgaaatgaaaactttattacagactcagggtccagataaaagacaagacattacatagataaaagacaaggcattagaTATATTAAATTACATACATAGCATACAAATAATTCAtagtttaagaataatttaaatcagtgtcctacaaagagacaactataccaatgtctccacagctgcgattggtagcgtgtagtactaaaccttatgttcgataaggccaagaggatttcattatcagagtcattaagcaggcaaatacatttatacataatatttcttaaaacagcttgtagagtattgactcctgcagccacaaacatttcacttgcactagaCCATTGAGGTCTCTTCAGCAATATTCTCATGGCATCATTATAAGCTACTTGACGTTTCCGTAAACTTGCTTTTCTGTAGTTTGACCACAAATGTGCCGtatatgggcaggcgtatgtaatggacgacgaacacaggacactcgattcacaacattaccctaaccctaaccctacccctcacaccagttactgcctggttttcggacccccccagacccccccaataaagaaaAACGGCaagtttcagagtggccttttattgtggccagcctaaggcacacctgtgcaataatcatgctgtctaatcagcatcttgatatgccacacctgtgaggtgggatggattatctcggcaaaggagaagtgctcactatcacacattttttcagatttttgaacaatatttgagagaaatggttattttgtgtatatagaaaatgttttagttctttgagttcatctcatgaaaaatgggagcaaaaacaaaagtgttgcgtttatatttttgttcagtgtaggatGTGACTCCCAGTTCCGACCTCCAACTTCCAATGTAAATTGAACGCAGCATATGATCATGAAGATGCTCCCAAAGAAAATTCAAgtctttaattgtatttttttaccTTTCCCAGGGTACATCCAGGATTACATCATCCCCTCAGTGTTGCAGAGCACAACGGAGCCAGGTCATGAGCAGCCCTCCCTGCCCCTGTACTCCCCGGGGGGCAGCGCCGGGGAAGAGTTCTCTGACCACGACATGGAGCACCCGGACAGTCCCGTCTCCAGCAGCACCGTGGAGTCAGACAGCAGCAGCGCTGATTTAGAGGCGTGCAGCATCAACGCCTACCTGGTCTCTGATGGCCGCTCCCGCAGGAGGCCCAAGCAGAGGTGTCCCCGCAAGGGAGGCAGCCAATCAGACAGTGGGGATGATGTCAGCTCTGCAGACAGCAGCCCCACCAAAGGGACCTCCACGGGGCGCCACATGTGTGGGGAGTGCGGCAAGTCTTACGCCACGTCTTCCAACCTGAGCAGACACAAGCAGACTCACCGCAGCCTGGACAGCCAGCAGGCCAGGAAGTGCTCCAGCTGCCACAAGGTGTACGTGTCCATGCCTGCGCTGGCCATGCACATGCTAACACACGACCTGAAGCACGAGTGCACGGTGTGTGGCAAAGCCTTCAGTCGGCCCTGGCTCCTGCAGGGCCACATGAGGTCCCACACCGGGGAGAAACCGTTCGCCTGCGCCCACTGCGGCAAAGCCTTCGCCGACCGCTCCAACCTGCGCGCCCACATGCAGACGCACTCGGCCTTCAAACACTACTCCTGCAAACGCTGCCACAAAACCTTCGCACTCAAGTCCTACCTGAACAAGCACTACGAGTCCGCCTGCTTCAAAGGGCTCCAACCAGAGGACGACTGCAGCTCTGAGGACTGATGGGAAAATATTATTTTTCTCTTCTATTTATACACTTTTTAATAGTCATACAACAAGGTCAGAGAAAAGCTTGCCACTTCTTAGGCTTGTCACATGCATGTATCATAATCCTGCCTTTTGATATAAGCAATAACCTCACTAAATAAATTATTCAGGAATTATGTATGAAATTCATAAGAATCTGAGTGTTgatcacaaatataaaatattttatattgtttttaTAAATTGAATTGCAATAATTTACATGCCAGTATTATTTGATATGCCAAGTAGCTCTTAATTTACCTCAAACATATCTTATACATGtacaaatgtatttgtatttatttatttacttattaATGTATTTGCTTATTTTtaagattatttatttattattggtTGATGTATTTATGAATTTAACATGGACTTATAAGCCATGTATTGGATTTGTTAAAAACAAAGCCTCAATATATTCTGACACTATATTTCTCTGTCTGATCAATTCGGTGATGACAATAAAACTGATGAAAATAAATGATTACTAAAACTCCCTCTCTCATGCCTGAATACATGTGAAGATGAAAcacatttatatttgtatatatttgaaATATTCGACCTGAAGACAGCCTTACATTTAGCAGGTCTAAaatgtcttgtttgtttgtagcctttatttaaccaggtgaaatcccgttgagatcaacgatctctttttcaagggagacctgccgcacattggttacacatagaaacaacagaaaatcaaaaggacatcatacaacaTAATTACAGGGGTACAAATTACAACCTATTCACAATGACAGGTATCAAATAACATTCCATCTATCCGAGCTTTAAAATGAGCAAGAGAAAATATTCTGTAATAATGTTTGATACAAAAATGTACAGTCTCCAAGCACAAGAGCGCCTTCTCTTACATTTTAAGAGGAGGCGCTCTTAAAATGTACTATTGAAGCGCTGACCTTTTAAAAAGTTAAGCTAAAAAATCAAATGCAGTACACTGGCTAGCAAAGGATAAATGGACTCCACTTAATATTGCTTTTCTATCTTTATATTCATTTGCTACTCATTCGCTTGTTCACAATTGAATGGCAATGGAGCCGTCATTGAAACCAGGGTGTGTCGGGACCATAGGTCGGGACATGCCCGAGGACAACTGGACAGGTTGACAGGAAGATCTGAGGTCAACAACTGCTCATTTGGATTTTAACTAGGCCTACTATTGTTTGACTTAATATAATCATGAATAAATTACATCACCATTTACTTTTTAACTAACCTGTGTTGTGTAACATTACTGGTGGCTAAAGGTACACAGCTTCATCTTATTTACCTGACCATGGTTTTCtttctctctgaagaaccagcaccttaccgtggtagagaggtttgtgtgccctgatgaacctgggggctgtgttgtctggaaccttgtgttcctggtagggtctcccatggcaaattggtctcaggcaaggggccagactaagattggttcaaaagacctcatgaaaggaaaaacaagaagtgaggatacccggcccggaggaagcccggggtccccttctggagccaggcccagaaggaggactcgttggcgagcgtctggtggccgggcttgccacggagcccggccgggcccagcccgaaaaggcaacgtgggcaacacctccgcttctctgtcccgcgggcccaccacctacgggaaacatcgatggggtcgggtgcgctgccagacgggtggcagtgaaagcggagggtctcgacggaccagacccgggcggcagaagctggctttggggacgtggaacgtcacctctctgggggggaaggagccggagcttgtgcgggaggtggagcggtaccagttggatctggttgggctcacctctacgcacagcgtcggctctggaaccttacttctggataggggttggactctattcttctccggagttgctcaaggtgtgaggcgccgggcgggtgtggggatactcacaagtccccggttaggtgcttcgttgttggagtttaccccagtggacgagagggtcgcctccctacgcctgcgggttatgggggggaaaactctgactgttgtgtgtgcttatgcacccaacagcagttcagagtattcggccttcttggagaccctggaaagagtcctgtatggggctcctgaaggggactccttagtcttgctgggagacttcaacgcacatgtgggcaatgatggagacacttggaggggcgtgattgggaggaacggcccccctgatctgaaccggagtggtggtttgttactggacttctgtgctagtcatggattggccataacaaacaccatgttcgaacataaggatgctcataagtgtacgtggtaccagagcaccctaggcagaaggtccatgatcgatttcgttatcgtatcatcggacctgaggccgtatgttttggacactcgggtaaagagaggggcggagttgtcaactgatcaccatctggtggtgagttgggtcgagtggcgggggaagcctctggatagacctggtaagcccaaacgtgtagttcgggtgaactgggaacgtctggaggaggcccaagttcaggaggccttcaactcacacctccggcagagcttttcgggcattcctgtggaggttggggacattgaaccagagtggtcggtgttcaaagcctctattgccgaagccgcggtggggagctgtggtctcaaggtcttaggtgcctcaaggggcggtaaccctcgaacctcctggtggacaccggtggttagggaagccgtccgactgaagaaggaggccttcagggatttgttatcccgggggactcccgaagaagttgcaaggtaccgacaggcccgaagggcagcagcctcatccgtggccgaggcaaagcagcgggtgtgggagaagttcggagaagacatggagaaggactttcgggcggcaccaaagttgttctggaaaactgtccgacacctcaggagggggaagcagggaaccatccaagctgtgtacagtaaggatgggacgttgttgacctcaactgatggagtgttgggacgttggaaggaacactttgaggaactcctgaacccgacaactccgccctctatgttagaggcagagctggagtatgacgggggatcaacgccaatctcccggggggaggtcactgaggtcgtcaaacaactccacagtggcaaagccccgggggtggatgagatccgcccggaaatgctgaaggctctgggtgttgagggactgtcatggttgacacgtctcatcaacgttgcgtggaagtcggaaacggtaccgaaggagtggcagaccggggtggtggtcccccttttcaaaaagggggatcagagggtgtgtgccaattacagaggcatcacactactcagcctccccgggaaagtttactccaaggtactcgaaaggagggtcaggccgattgtcgaacctcagattgaggaggaacaatgcggattccgtcctggtcgtggaacgacggatcagctttttactctcgcaaggatcctggagggggcctgggagtacgcttatccggtctacatgtgttttgtagacttggagaaggcgtatgaccgggttcccagggagttactgtgggaggtgctgcgggagtatggggtgagggggtctctactcagggccatccaatctctgtactcccaaagcgagagctgtgtccgggtcctcggcagtaagtcggacccatttccggtgagggttggcctccgccagggctgcgctttgtcaccaatcctgtttgtaatatacatggatcggatttcgaggcgtagtcgtgggggggggggtctgcagttcggtggactaaggattgcaccactgctttttgcagatgatgtggttctgatggcttcatcggtctgcgaccttcagcactcactggatcggttcgcaaccgagtgtgaagcggctgggatgaggatcagcacctccaaatctgaggccatggttctcagcaggaaaccgatggactgtccactccaagtagggaatgagtccttaccccaagtgaaggagttcaagtatctcggggtcttgttctcgagtgagggatcaatggagcgtgagatgggccggagaatcggagcagcgggagcggtattgcagtcgctttaccgcaccgttgtgacgaaaagggagctgagccggaaggcaaagctctctgtctaccgggccattttcgttcctaccctcacctatggtcatgaaggatgggtcatgaccgaaagaacgagatcgcggatacaagcggccgagatgggtttcctccgccgggtggctggtgtctcccttagag from Pseudochaenichthys georgianus chromosome 5, fPseGeo1.2, whole genome shotgun sequence harbors:
- the LOC117447274 gene encoding transcriptional repressor scratch 2-like: MPRSFLVKQPKVHDFSSSNYYHQQQWDDSYTVTHAIAESATNLAVRLSENGYIQDYIIPSVLQSTTEPGHEQPSLPLYSPGGSAGEEFSDHDMEHPDSPVSSSTVESDSSSADLEACSINAYLVSDGRSRRRPKQRCPRKGGSQSDSGDDVSSADSSPTKGTSTGRHMCGECGKSYATSSNLSRHKQTHRSLDSQQARKCSSCHKVYVSMPALAMHMLTHDLKHECTVCGKAFSRPWLLQGHMRSHTGEKPFACAHCGKAFADRSNLRAHMQTHSAFKHYSCKRCHKTFALKSYLNKHYESACFKGLQPEDDCSSED